One Dictyoglomus thermophilum H-6-12 DNA window includes the following coding sequences:
- the rplI gene encoding 50S ribosomal protein L9: MKKIKVLLLKDVNNLGKKGQIIDVSDGYARNYLFPKGLAQEVNEGMLEHLRLQEASQRKKEEKLLERFRKEKDNIEKETFVIKAKVGERGKLFGSITSKDIAEIISKKLKIEIDKRQINLEEPIKSLGEYSVEVKLHPQVVAKAKILVEAE, from the coding sequence ATGAAGAAAATAAAAGTTCTACTTCTAAAGGATGTAAACAATCTAGGTAAAAAAGGGCAGATAATAGATGTAAGCGATGGGTATGCAAGAAATTATCTATTCCCAAAGGGATTAGCTCAGGAAGTTAATGAAGGAATGCTTGAACATTTAAGATTGCAGGAAGCTTCTCAAAGAAAGAAGGAAGAAAAATTATTAGAGAGATTTAGAAAAGAGAAAGATAATATTGAGAAAGAAACTTTTGTAATTAAGGCCAAGGTAGGAGAAAGAGGGAAACTTTTTGGATCTATAACCAGTAAAGATATTGCAGAAATAATTTCTAAAAAGCTAAAGATAGAAATAGATAAAAGGCAGATAAATCTTGAAGAACCTATAAAGTCTTTAGGAGAATATAGTGTTGAGGTGAAATTACACCCACAAGTTGTAGCTAAAGCGAAAATTTTAGTTGAGGCTGAATAA
- a CDS encoding DUF2232 domain-containing protein produces the protein MNKKLQGLVEGSLITAINVVLAWLSYWFFPITYFIPLPSLILTYRNGLRISFLSLIISIIILSLVLSPFSAVFLILPSGLLGLYLGYGLSKRFNLKLLLAGSFILLLALQLLGIYLSMVLFKMPFEKIIGIDAMREGWKKSLEIFKNYLGNTQNEYIEMQNKFMENLHLFVPSFLIMSALFQVFLNYVIIEKVLKRFRIEAPSLPKLENLRVPKKLVFIIFILYILFAFINIPLRDVILSNLSLCLQFFILINGYILAWILLRYFIKNIVLRILLFIIFVLNPIFGSIIFITGFIDIFFPLREKIIPKEG, from the coding sequence ATGAATAAAAAACTTCAAGGATTAGTTGAGGGAAGTCTGATCACTGCTATAAATGTTGTTCTTGCGTGGCTATCTTATTGGTTTTTTCCTATAACCTATTTTATTCCTCTGCCATCTTTGATTTTGACTTATAGAAATGGTTTAAGAATATCTTTTTTATCTTTAATTATATCTATTATTATTCTTTCTCTGGTATTAAGCCCTTTTAGTGCTGTTTTTCTTATTCTACCCTCGGGGTTGCTTGGATTATATTTGGGATATGGATTATCTAAGAGATTTAATTTGAAATTGCTTCTTGCAGGGAGTTTTATTTTACTTCTTGCTCTTCAACTTTTAGGTATATATCTCTCTATGGTTCTTTTTAAAATGCCCTTTGAAAAGATTATAGGAATTGATGCTATGAGAGAGGGCTGGAAAAAGTCTTTGGAGATATTTAAAAATTATTTGGGTAATACCCAAAATGAATATATCGAGATGCAAAATAAATTTATGGAGAATTTACATCTTTTTGTGCCTTCTTTCTTAATAATGTCTGCTTTGTTTCAGGTTTTTCTCAATTATGTAATTATAGAGAAAGTATTAAAGAGATTCAGAATAGAAGCTCCATCTTTACCAAAGCTTGAAAATTTAAGAGTACCCAAAAAGTTAGTTTTCATTATTTTTATTTTATATATCTTGTTTGCTTTCATTAATATTCCTCTTAGAGATGTAATTCTTTCAAATTTGTCTCTATGCTTGCAATTTTTTATACTTATAAATGGCTATATTTTGGCTTGGATTTTGTTGAGATATTTTATAAAAAATATAGTTTTAAGAATACTTCTTTTCATAATTTTTGTCTTGAATCCTATTTTTGGGAGTATAATATTTATAACAGGTTTTATTGATATATTTTTTCCTTTAAGAGAAAAAATAATACCAAAAGAGGGGTAG
- the rpsR gene encoding 30S ribosomal protein S18, with protein MSNEKTSTKAPKFTYSSKKKFCVFCSEKIDYIDYKNVERLKRFMTEKGKIIPRRISGNCARHQRQLSTAIKRARYMALLPYVVK; from the coding sequence ATGAGTAACGAAAAGACTTCAACAAAAGCTCCTAAGTTTACTTATTCATCCAAAAAGAAATTTTGTGTTTTCTGCAGTGAGAAAATAGACTATATTGACTATAAAAATGTAGAAAGATTAAAGAGATTTATGACAGAAAAAGGAAAAATAATCCCTCGTAGAATTAGCGGAAATTGTGCAAGGCATCAAAGACAATTAAGTACAGCAATTAAAAGGGCAAGATATATGGCCCTTCTACCTTATGTGGTTAAGTAA
- a CDS encoding single-stranded DNA-binding protein has product MLNKVLLIGHLVRDPEMRYTPSGVPVTTFRIAVNRPKNSKGESTADFIDIVAWRRLAEICGDYLKKGRLVAVEGRLRTRTYQTPDGQRRRVVEVEAINVHFLGRKSENTESISIEEPIEEIPDVDIENEEEILNEILEESEEEDNE; this is encoded by the coding sequence ATGCTGAACAAAGTTTTACTTATTGGACATTTAGTTAGAGATCCTGAGATGAGGTACACTCCGTCAGGTGTACCTGTGACCACATTTAGAATTGCTGTTAACAGGCCAAAGAACAGCAAGGGTGAGTCTACTGCAGATTTTATTGATATTGTAGCATGGAGAAGATTGGCAGAAATATGTGGTGATTATCTTAAAAAGGGTAGGCTTGTAGCTGTCGAGGGAAGACTTAGAACAAGAACTTATCAAACTCCTGATGGTCAAAGAAGAAGAGTTGTCGAAGTAGAGGCAATAAATGTCCATTTCTTGGGAAGAAAAAGTGAAAATACTGAGAGCATCTCAATAGAAGAGCCTATTGAGGAGATTCCTGATGTAGATATAGAGAATGAGGAGGAGATATTAAACGAAATATTAGAGGAAAGCGAGGAGGAAGATAATGAGTAA
- the rpsF gene encoding 30S ribosomal protein S6, with amino-acid sequence MRKYEIMCLMSPELSEEEFKTLYESIHQDIQSLGGEVQNVDVWGKRTLAYPVKKFTEGYYVVMNFLFPQNQLPEFERRLKLREKLLRYMITLLEKEE; translated from the coding sequence ATGCGTAAGTACGAGATTATGTGTTTAATGAGTCCTGAATTATCGGAGGAAGAGTTTAAAACTCTGTATGAAAGCATTCACCAAGATATTCAAAGTTTAGGTGGAGAAGTGCAAAATGTAGATGTGTGGGGTAAGAGAACTCTTGCTTATCCTGTGAAAAAATTTACAGAAGGTTATTATGTGGTTATGAACTTTTTATTTCCTCAGAACCAGCTTCCAGAATTTGAAAGAAGGTTGAAACTGAGAGAAAAACTTCTGCGATATATGATTACTCTTTTAGAGAAAGAAGAATGA
- the ilvE gene encoding branched-chain-amino-acid transaminase: MGLVYINGEFVPTENAKISVFDRGLLYGDGVFEGIRSYNGSVFKLKEHLERLYASAKAIWLNIPLSFKEMEEAVIETVRVNNLKDSYIRLIVTRGQYGLGIDPWECKEGTVIIIADKIKVFPEEFYQTGLNAVTVATRRAPTDVLDPRIKSLNYMSNILARIEARIAGAAEGIMLNHQGYVTEATVDNIFFVKKGILFTPSVTLGALPGITRATVMELAQKELGLEVVEGFFTRYDLYNADEVFLTGTAVEIISVIKIDERIIGNGKPGEITQKIRRVFHDYANSGVAGSPVYGK, translated from the coding sequence ATGGGGTTAGTTTATATTAATGGAGAATTTGTTCCAACAGAAAATGCAAAAATTTCTGTTTTTGATCGTGGGTTGCTTTATGGAGATGGAGTGTTCGAAGGTATAAGGTCTTATAATGGCAGTGTATTTAAACTAAAAGAACATCTAGAAAGACTTTATGCTTCTGCAAAAGCAATATGGCTTAACATACCTTTATCCTTTAAAGAGATGGAAGAGGCGGTAATAGAAACGGTAAGAGTAAATAACTTAAAAGATTCCTATATCAGGCTCATTGTCACAAGAGGACAATACGGACTTGGAATTGATCCTTGGGAGTGTAAAGAGGGTACTGTGATAATTATTGCAGATAAGATAAAAGTCTTCCCTGAAGAATTCTATCAAACAGGTCTAAATGCTGTTACTGTTGCTACAAGGAGAGCTCCTACTGATGTCTTAGATCCAAGGATAAAATCATTAAATTATATGAGTAACATTCTTGCTCGGATAGAGGCAAGAATTGCTGGAGCTGCAGAGGGAATAATGTTAAACCATCAGGGATACGTAACAGAAGCAACTGTTGATAATATCTTTTTTGTAAAAAAAGGTATATTGTTTACTCCCTCAGTAACTTTAGGAGCTCTTCCAGGTATAACAAGAGCTACAGTAATGGAACTTGCCCAAAAAGAACTTGGACTCGAAGTAGTAGAAGGGTTCTTTACAAGATATGATCTATATAATGCTGATGAGGTTTTCTTAACTGGTACCGCTGTAGAAATAATTTCTGTTATAAAAATTGATGAGAGAATTATTGGAAATGGGAAACCTGGAGAGATTACTCAAAAAATAAGAAGGGTTTTCCATGATTATGCAAACTCGGGTGTAGCAGGGAGCCCTGTATATGGAAAGTAA
- the lysA gene encoding diaminopimelate decarboxylase, with translation MESKVYPITFCKDDQDYKIGGVSIPYLGEKHNTPLYILDKSTLSFQANTYMDSWKKYYKNNYKVLFAIKALPILEVIRIFKNHGLGALVSTGGELYIALSAGVSPENIYFHGNAKTLREIEYAIDQNIGALIIDNFDEYEKIKYLLSKKDAKINVLVRIIPNIEVNTHRSIRTGQTDTKFGLPIDQALILIQKIKKEKNIIFKGIHSHIGSQIFDISAYVKLSEVLSEVYNELKSQNIAVEEMSIGGGLGVAYTEEDNPPNIEDLAREVSNKFKETIGHNFTLICEPGRSLVGRAGITLYRIESRKELPNIRKYVSVDGGMSDNIRPSLYGAKYSALVITKNEKETIFSIAGKHCESGDILIKDFKGPWPNPGDYLITFTTGAYNFSMYTWYNATLRPAVVLVENGKEKLIVKRENYEDLLRGQL, from the coding sequence ATGGAAAGTAAAGTTTATCCTATAACCTTTTGCAAAGACGATCAAGACTACAAAATAGGGGGAGTAAGTATTCCATATTTAGGAGAAAAGCACAATACTCCCCTTTATATCTTAGATAAATCAACTCTCTCATTCCAAGCTAATACGTATATGGACTCCTGGAAGAAATATTATAAAAACAATTATAAAGTACTTTTTGCAATAAAAGCCTTACCAATTTTAGAAGTAATTAGAATATTCAAAAATCATGGTTTAGGAGCCCTAGTCTCTACAGGAGGAGAGCTATATATAGCTCTCTCTGCGGGAGTATCACCTGAGAATATATATTTCCACGGGAATGCAAAAACTCTAAGAGAAATCGAATATGCCATAGATCAAAACATAGGCGCATTGATTATAGATAACTTTGATGAGTACGAAAAGATAAAATATTTGTTATCTAAAAAGGATGCAAAAATAAATGTCCTAGTAAGAATTATTCCCAACATAGAGGTCAATACTCATAGATCCATACGTACAGGGCAAACCGACACTAAATTTGGGCTACCTATAGATCAAGCCCTCATACTTATACAAAAGATTAAAAAGGAGAAGAACATAATTTTTAAAGGAATTCACTCTCACATAGGCTCTCAAATATTTGATATCTCTGCTTATGTAAAGCTTTCTGAGGTATTGAGTGAGGTTTATAACGAACTAAAAAGTCAAAATATAGCTGTGGAAGAAATGAGTATAGGAGGTGGCTTAGGAGTAGCCTATACTGAAGAAGACAATCCGCCAAATATAGAAGACCTTGCTCGAGAAGTATCCAATAAATTTAAAGAAACTATTGGACACAATTTTACCCTGATTTGCGAACCAGGAAGGTCTCTTGTAGGTAGAGCAGGAATAACTCTTTATAGAATTGAAAGTAGAAAAGAATTACCTAACATAAGAAAATATGTCTCAGTAGATGGGGGAATGTCAGATAACATAAGACCATCACTATACGGAGCAAAATATTCCGCCTTAGTCATCACTAAAAACGAAAAAGAAACAATATTTTCTATAGCTGGAAAACATTGTGAATCAGGAGATATATTAATAAAAGACTTTAAGGGACCATGGCCTAATCCTGGAGACTATTTGATAACTTTTACCACTGGGGCTTATAATTTTTCTATGTATACATGGTATAATGCTACCCTAAGACCTGCTGTTGTTTTGGTAGAAAATGGAAAAGAAAAACTTATAGTAAAAAGAGAGAATTATGAAGATCTTTTGAGGGGACAACTATGA
- a CDS encoding homoserine dehydrogenase produces MKIGILGGGQVGQALWNTIYAEKENILNILGEPLEIKKVLVRDLNKKRDIPRDFLTNNPDEIIYDKEISLVVEVMGGEEPAHTYIKKALEEQKFIVTANKEVIALHGDELYKIARKKGVDIAFEASVGGGIPLIKTIKEAMAVDKVKEIWAIVNGTTNYILTKMEEEHRDFEEVLKEAQKLGYAEPDPSKDILGLDTRFKLAILSSFAHHTTIKPNDIYTEGIEKISLRDIQYAKELGYKIKLLAISKFYNGEIEVRVHPTMISLSSPLSSVNGVYNAILLKAEKRGDVLLYGEGAGPYPTAMALLSDILEASHTILYSVPRYYSFAYLYPSKIKKSDEIYTRYYMRLWVKDQPGVLAQIAKILGENNISISSVVQKETSEKEGKAELVILTHKTYEKNMIKAIKEIKLLPILEEWGSLIRIEG; encoded by the coding sequence ATGAAGATTGGAATCTTAGGAGGAGGACAAGTAGGCCAAGCCCTTTGGAATACTATTTATGCGGAGAAAGAAAACATATTAAATATTCTTGGTGAACCTTTAGAGATTAAAAAAGTACTTGTTAGGGACTTGAATAAAAAAAGAGATATACCAAGAGACTTTCTAACTAATAATCCTGATGAGATAATTTATGATAAAGAAATATCTCTTGTAGTTGAAGTAATGGGAGGAGAAGAACCTGCTCATACTTATATAAAAAAAGCTTTAGAAGAACAAAAATTTATAGTTACTGCTAATAAGGAGGTTATTGCCCTCCATGGAGATGAACTTTATAAGATAGCAAGGAAAAAAGGCGTTGATATAGCCTTTGAAGCAAGTGTAGGAGGAGGTATACCTTTGATAAAAACCATTAAAGAAGCTATGGCCGTAGATAAAGTCAAGGAAATATGGGCGATTGTAAATGGAACTACCAACTATATATTAACAAAGATGGAAGAAGAGCACAGAGACTTTGAGGAAGTATTAAAAGAGGCTCAAAAATTAGGATATGCCGAACCTGATCCTTCAAAAGACATACTAGGACTTGATACAAGGTTCAAATTAGCAATACTTTCTTCTTTTGCTCATCACACTACTATAAAGCCAAATGATATTTACACAGAAGGAATTGAAAAAATCTCTTTAAGAGATATTCAATATGCAAAAGAGCTGGGATATAAAATAAAACTTCTTGCAATAAGTAAGTTTTATAATGGGGAAATAGAGGTCAGAGTTCATCCTACTATGATATCCTTATCCTCTCCCCTTTCTTCTGTAAATGGAGTATACAATGCCATATTACTAAAAGCAGAAAAAAGAGGAGATGTACTTCTTTATGGAGAAGGTGCAGGACCTTATCCTACTGCAATGGCACTTCTCTCTGATATATTAGAAGCAAGCCATACCATATTATATTCTGTTCCTAGATATTATTCCTTTGCTTATCTATATCCATCAAAGATTAAAAAAAGCGATGAAATATATACAAGATATTATATGCGACTATGGGTAAAAGATCAGCCGGGGGTACTTGCCCAAATAGCAAAAATATTAGGAGAAAATAATATAAGTATTTCATCGGTAGTCCAGAAAGAAACATCGGAAAAAGAAGGAAAGGCAGAATTAGTAATTCTAACCCATAAAACGTACGAAAAGAATATGATAAAAGCAATAAAAGAGATAAAATTATTACCTATTCTTGAAGAATGGGGAAGTCTTATAAGAATTGAGGGGTAA
- the thrC gene encoding threonine synthase, with protein MSGVLIRYKELLPITENTPMITLHEGDTPLIYANNLSKKYGIDVWLKYEGMNPTGSFKDRGMVVAIAKALEEKSEMVICASTGNTAASAAAYAALTNLKAFVVLPEKAIALGKLAQAIMYGAKIISVKGNFDDALKLVREISQKFPITLVNSINPYRLEGQKTAAFEICDVLKRNPENLAIPVGNAGNISAYWMGFKEYYKIGKIKELPKMLGFQAEGAAPLVKGHPIPNPQTIATAIKIGNPASWDKAINAVRESSGLIDTVSDEEILEAQKELASKEGVFVEPASAASWAGVKKLLKENRFPGEEVVCVLTGHGLKDPDIAIKQAKIDISIEPKIEEFQKIIEK; from the coding sequence ATGAGTGGCGTATTAATAAGATATAAAGAGCTTCTTCCTATAACCGAAAATACACCTATGATAACCCTACACGAAGGAGATACACCATTAATATACGCTAACAATCTATCAAAGAAATATGGAATAGATGTATGGCTTAAATATGAGGGTATGAATCCTACAGGGTCTTTTAAAGACAGGGGTATGGTTGTAGCAATCGCTAAAGCCTTAGAAGAAAAAAGTGAGATGGTCATATGCGCCTCGACAGGAAATACTGCTGCCTCTGCAGCCGCTTATGCTGCTCTTACAAACCTAAAAGCCTTTGTAGTACTACCAGAAAAAGCAATTGCCTTAGGCAAGCTTGCCCAGGCCATAATGTACGGAGCAAAGATAATCAGCGTCAAAGGTAACTTCGACGATGCTCTTAAATTGGTAAGAGAGATTTCTCAAAAGTTTCCTATTACCTTGGTAAACTCTATAAATCCCTATAGGTTGGAAGGGCAAAAAACAGCAGCTTTTGAAATCTGCGATGTTCTAAAAAGAAATCCTGAAAACTTAGCTATTCCTGTAGGAAATGCTGGAAACATTTCAGCTTATTGGATGGGGTTTAAGGAATATTATAAAATAGGAAAAATAAAGGAATTACCTAAAATGCTTGGATTTCAAGCAGAAGGCGCTGCACCTCTAGTGAAAGGTCATCCTATCCCCAATCCTCAAACTATAGCCACTGCGATAAAAATAGGAAATCCTGCAAGTTGGGACAAGGCTATAAATGCAGTTAGAGAATCTTCAGGTTTAATCGATACAGTTTCTGACGAAGAAATATTAGAAGCCCAAAAAGAGTTAGCCTCAAAAGAAGGCGTATTTGTAGAACCAGCCTCGGCAGCCTCATGGGCAGGAGTAAAGAAACTTTTAAAAGAAAATAGATTTCCAGGAGAAGAAGTGGTATGTGTTCTCACAGGGCACGGTTTAAAGGATCCAGACATAGCTATAAAACAAGCCAAAATCGATATCTCCATTGAACCTAAAATAGAAGAATTTCAAAAAATAATAGAAAAATGA
- the thrB gene encoding homoserine kinase, whose product MKYLIKVPATSANLGPGFDTLGICWDLFLKIYVDLNSNEKVVINKNKQEIKKNDLFIQALNYTLEYLNIPNKFYKIELDSEIPIGKGLGSSAAAILGGISTAEIISTKKVDKIEKIKIALNFENHIDNLSACLEGGVVTCLKNENELSFTRLPIKCDIYGVIYIPTYTIATESARKILPLNYPKEDVIFNLQKLSFLITGLVKGDEDLIDMGMEDKIHQPYRFNLIKEYTLISELLNGKFKKKVVLSGAGPSLLTITLSYQKALEILKNLENNLRNEIEGTFRILKLNNKGIEIESL is encoded by the coding sequence ATGAAATATCTTATTAAAGTTCCAGCTACATCTGCTAATTTAGGACCTGGTTTTGATACCCTTGGTATTTGCTGGGATCTTTTTCTAAAGATATATGTGGATTTAAACTCTAATGAAAAAGTAGTCATTAACAAAAACAAGCAAGAGATAAAAAAGAACGACTTATTTATTCAAGCTTTAAACTATACCTTAGAGTATCTCAATATTCCAAATAAATTCTACAAAATAGAATTAGACTCTGAAATTCCCATAGGAAAGGGACTTGGAAGTAGTGCTGCTGCAATTTTAGGAGGAATATCTACAGCAGAAATAATTTCAACAAAAAAAGTTGACAAAATTGAAAAAATAAAAATTGCCCTAAACTTCGAGAATCATATTGATAACCTATCAGCTTGTTTAGAGGGAGGCGTTGTAACATGCTTAAAAAACGAAAATGAACTTTCATTTACTAGATTACCTATAAAATGTGATATCTATGGAGTTATATATATTCCAACTTATACTATAGCCACAGAATCTGCAAGAAAAATCCTACCTCTAAACTATCCCAAAGAAGACGTGATATTTAACCTACAGAAACTTAGTTTCTTAATCACAGGTTTAGTTAAAGGAGACGAAGATTTAATAGATATGGGAATGGAAGACAAAATTCATCAACCTTATAGATTTAACTTGATAAAAGAGTATACCTTAATTAGTGAGTTACTAAATGGTAAGTTTAAGAAGAAAGTAGTATTAAGTGGTGCTGGACCATCGTTGCTAACCATAACTTTATCTTACCAAAAAGCTCTTGAAATTTTGAAAAATCTAGAAAATAATTTAAGAAATGAAATTGAAGGAACCTTTAGGATCTTAAAACTTAATAACAAAGGTATTGAAATAGAAAGTCTGTAA
- a CDS encoding aspartate-semialdehyde dehydrogenase, translating into MGYKIAVVGATGLVGQEMLKILYERKIPVSEIYAFASAKSEGTYVEFGDEKIKVEKATVDGISKADFALFSIGEEISLELAPEIAKRGTIIIDNSNAFRMNPDVPLVIPEINPEDLKNHKNIIANPNCSTIQMLVALNPLHKKWRLKKIFVATYQSVSGKGKDAIDELLTATSSFLKKEDYSPKVFPYPIAFNLIPHIDSFEDENYTREEMKMVRETHKILHDPTIKVSPTCVRVPVLRGHSEVINAEFEEEFTLKEVFEVLSNAPGVKVLDDPSNRVYPMPLFCDGKDEVFVGRIRKDLFEPKALNMWVVSDNIRKGAALNAVQILEYMINNK; encoded by the coding sequence ATGGGATATAAGATAGCTGTAGTAGGAGCAACAGGTCTTGTAGGTCAAGAAATGTTAAAAATACTTTATGAAAGAAAAATTCCTGTTTCAGAAATATACGCTTTTGCTTCTGCAAAATCAGAAGGAACCTATGTAGAGTTTGGAGATGAAAAAATAAAGGTTGAAAAAGCTACTGTAGATGGAATTTCAAAAGCAGATTTTGCACTGTTTTCCATTGGAGAAGAAATTAGTCTCGAGCTTGCACCTGAGATTGCAAAAAGAGGAACAATAATTATAGATAATAGCAACGCATTTAGAATGAATCCTGATGTGCCTCTTGTAATACCAGAGATAAATCCAGAAGATCTAAAGAACCACAAAAATATAATTGCAAATCCTAATTGTTCAACCATTCAAATGCTTGTAGCTTTAAACCCTTTACATAAAAAATGGAGGCTCAAAAAGATATTTGTAGCCACTTACCAATCGGTATCCGGAAAAGGAAAAGATGCTATAGACGAACTCTTAACAGCAACTTCTTCTTTCCTCAAAAAAGAAGATTATTCTCCTAAAGTTTTTCCATACCCCATTGCTTTTAATCTAATTCCTCACATTGATAGTTTTGAAGATGAAAACTATACAAGAGAAGAAATGAAAATGGTAAGAGAAACCCATAAAATATTACATGATCCAACTATAAAGGTCTCTCCAACGTGTGTAAGAGTCCCCGTATTAAGAGGACACTCAGAAGTCATTAATGCCGAATTTGAAGAGGAGTTTACATTAAAGGAGGTCTTTGAGGTATTATCCAACGCACCTGGAGTAAAAGTGTTAGATGATCCATCAAATAGAGTTTATCCAATGCCTCTATTTTGCGACGGAAAAGACGAGGTTTTTGTGGGAAGAATCCGTAAAGACTTATTTGAACCTAAAGCCCTAAATATGTGGGTTGTATCGGACAACATTAGGAAAGGTGCCGCTTTGAATGCAGTACAAATTCTTGAATATATGATAAATAACAAATAA
- a CDS encoding aspartate kinase: MGLIVQKYGGTSVGSIDRIKNVAQRIAKYYKEGHKLVVVVSAMGDTTDDLIEMAEAINPNPNPREMDFLLSSGERISAALTAMALQSLGIPAIALSGKQAGIMTDAIFTKANIKKIEPKRILEELEKGNVVIVAGFQGYEPEKGDVTTLGRGGSDATAVALAAVLKADICEIYTDVDGIFTADPRVVPNAKKLDFISYEEMLEMAGQGAQVMQLRSVDLAATHHVPVVVRSSFNENSGTLIGEVKEVESKQKVKGIAHNKSIAKITVVGVPDKPGIAHKIFAPLGEKSINVDDIVQNVSKDGITDLSFTVSEKELNEALKIVEKTAKEIGAKEVIYDNNVGKVSIVGWGIQSTPGIAAKMFGILASEGINIEMITTSEIKITCIIKRDLVEKAVKALHEGFNLGGEE, encoded by the coding sequence GTGGGCTTAATAGTACAGAAATATGGCGGAACCTCTGTGGGATCTATAGACAGAATCAAAAACGTAGCTCAGAGAATAGCAAAGTATTACAAAGAAGGGCATAAATTAGTTGTAGTAGTATCTGCTATGGGCGACACTACTGATGATCTTATAGAAATGGCAGAAGCAATAAATCCTAATCCCAACCCCAGAGAGATGGACTTCCTATTATCTTCTGGCGAAAGAATATCTGCAGCACTTACTGCAATGGCTTTGCAAAGCTTAGGAATTCCTGCTATAGCACTGTCTGGAAAACAGGCAGGAATCATGACTGATGCTATTTTCACAAAGGCAAACATAAAGAAAATAGAACCTAAAAGGATATTAGAAGAATTGGAAAAAGGAAATGTTGTCATCGTAGCAGGCTTTCAAGGATACGAACCTGAAAAAGGAGATGTAACAACCCTTGGAAGAGGAGGTTCTGATGCTACTGCTGTAGCTCTTGCAGCCGTACTAAAAGCAGATATTTGTGAAATATATACTGACGTAGATGGTATTTTTACAGCTGATCCAAGGGTTGTACCAAATGCTAAAAAACTTGATTTTATCTCTTATGAGGAGATGCTTGAAATGGCAGGTCAAGGTGCACAAGTGATGCAGCTCCGCTCTGTAGACCTTGCAGCCACACACCATGTACCAGTAGTAGTAAGATCAAGTTTTAATGAAAATTCTGGGACTCTAATAGGGGAGGTAAAAGAAGTGGAATCCAAACAAAAAGTAAAGGGAATAGCCCATAATAAAAGTATAGCTAAGATAACAGTGGTAGGTGTACCTGATAAACCTGGTATAGCTCACAAGATATTTGCGCCTCTTGGAGAAAAATCAATAAATGTGGATGACATTGTACAAAACGTAAGCAAAGATGGAATAACTGATCTCTCCTTCACTGTATCAGAAAAGGAATTAAATGAAGCCCTAAAAATAGTTGAAAAAACTGCTAAGGAAATTGGAGCTAAAGAAGTAATATATGATAACAACGTAGGAAAAGTGTCTATCGTTGGATGGGGAATTCAAAGTACTCCAGGAATTGCTGCAAAAATGTTTGGTATTTTAGCTTCAGAAGGCATAAATATAGAGATGATAACAACATCTGAGATTAAAATCACATGTATAATAAAGAGAGATCTAGTAGAAAAAGCAGTGAAGGCATTACATGAAGGGTTTAATCTTGGGGGAGAGGAATAA
- the rplL gene encoding 50S ribosomal protein L7/L12: MNKEEIIQAIKEMKVTELVELVKALEEEFGVSAAMPVAAVGSPVAGAAAAAPVEEKTTFDVILKDAGANKIKVLKVVREITGLGLKEAKDLVDSTPKPIKEGVSKQEAEEIKAKLEAEGAVVEIK, translated from the coding sequence ATGAATAAAGAGGAAATTATTCAAGCTATAAAAGAGATGAAAGTAACTGAACTAGTTGAGTTAGTAAAAGCTCTCGAGGAAGAGTTTGGAGTTAGTGCGGCAATGCCTGTTGCAGCAGTGGGATCTCCTGTTGCTGGCGCAGCGGCAGCAGCTCCAGTTGAAGAGAAAACTACTTTTGATGTAATTTTGAAGGATGCAGGAGCAAATAAGATAAAGGTACTTAAAGTTGTAAGGGAAATAACAGGACTTGGCTTAAAAGAGGCAAAAGATCTTGTAGACTCTACTCCAAAACCCATTAAGGAAGGAGTATCTAAACAAGAGGCAGAAGAGATTAAGGCTAAATTAGAAGCAGAGGGAGCAGTAGTAGAAATTAAGTAA